One segment of Choristoneura fumiferana chromosome 26, NRCan_CFum_1, whole genome shotgun sequence DNA contains the following:
- the LOC141442723 gene encoding uncharacterized protein, which yields MINKYDDNKKHPKCKVSLNDRLGHDKVTINDEKEGIRFAEFDDTKRGNTLNLRIDLGSDAVEVNKVGDEPLDLTRKLEQGNLSSRSSLYSIPSIEWDGRCKSEYAYRTQSLPRNRNKTTNLFRTRSYSGFANSYIKDPEPNHFHVPKCRSCGSSTNSYVWELTKEKKSQKAHSVYFSVDNIHQECNKDEIRDVVKIKENIVPVFKVAEIQDEFVESQEFTEDNYLTDLNSFSSENQTVIENDDNDVTVTEANVVDDSRVDQNNDADLYKAEIVHVQEENSDDNDDTNEGEYHSFSDEMGFEEAYESPVKDLVEKDIRDYSVPINFYCEDYKKKESPKKSPKKIIEVVKQNLILEPILEESKSSYDDSSSFNNDKNSKRESGIVDLSEDNVDTNCEVSNTCNIKCNQDTEDLEHQIIETTYVDGKRGIDKDIRHENHINTEDTTCDELTAQVVTALQNEKSALEDENVLNDTSTDNKDFESAEHVFKIPEPISRRDSTKESNHDEYKERHSNEYSIASSTELLSFDSTAEFEKYEVITDLLTMILNSIDIKAGTDYFENNNYFVKESNVPEFECTQAPNVSEADVSDLANNITEENFSITQIIQNIEGTTNFNDTVLTEISDIDSQSYKVAEAIIYFIFNKACFLGANKHKVKTRNIKKVVTIVDNEDILGTAMNLWHDVDNSNKQINNEEKDNNEQIQENNGNEDLFNITETGQRNENINVNFECSDKNEETANFGYEMINELLDNVLFLKNDPQSSEIKITNDVKINTNETLALKGYDNVSGNSTDENCESSIQKGACTETDTIENLFQYLNEEIEQKESEDNEKICNRFDDGFLFDDNNIQLNVGTQIDVNISVIELETEINNNVMYENVDEKCINDEFNNSMETDTDNALNETVLDPQYIPDTMKSENSNETFVVMSEESSNETYIVTNMNTAFVQEDYFSRSSSPHREKSTFEACTESPINHQSELYEKEDSILGSPFVKKANVIAMSQTEHRGGVKYWLSFDDSLTETRPYKAVRRYTDNTVPSFLTIDLDNEFHERDHFKRTGLLLDEYEKVNESNVGLEESFVSAKGVSDTFDTCDSEENEPKKMLLYDSRPVLHTQVNKRLYSSWPPFEDTLFYKIISKFRMSESFDPSEYEHMEDFNETF from the coding sequence ATGATCAACAAATACGATGACAATAAGAAACATCCCAAATGTAAAGTCAGTCTCAATGATAGGCTAGGTCACGACAAAGTTACGATTAATGATGAAAAAGAAGGGATTAGGTTCGCTGAATTTGATGATACTAAAAGAGGGAATACGTTAAATTTGAGGATTGATTTAGGCTCCGATGCTGTTGAAGTTAATAAAGTAGGAGATGAACCTTTGGATCTGACCAGGAAACTAGAGCAAGGCAATCTAAGCAGTAGGTCTAGTCTGTACTCAATTCCGTCTATCGAATGGGACGGTCGCTGCAAATCTGAGTACGCTTACCGCACTCAGTCTTTGCCGAGGAATAGAAATAAGACGACCAACTTGTTCAGGACCAGGTCTTACAGTGGTTTCGCTAATTCCTATATCAAAGACCCTGAACCTAATCATTTCCACGTACCCAAGTGCAGGTCTTGCGGTTCCAGCACCAACTCTTACGTCTGGGAGCTAACAAAAGAGAAGAAAAGTCAGAAAGCGCATTCAGTATATTTCTCAGTCGATAATATACACCAAGAGTGCAATAAGGATGAAATaagagacgttgtcaaaataaaagaaaatattgtgCCTGTTTTCAAAGTAGCTGAGATACAGGACGAATTTGTTGAAAGCCAAGAATTCACTGAAGATAACTATTTGACTGACCTGAATAGTTTTTCTTCGGAAAATCAAACTGTAATAgaaaatgatgataatgatgtcaCTGTTACTGAAGCGAATGTAGTGGATGATAGCCGAGTTGACCAGAATAATGATGCTGATTTGTACAAGGCTGAGATTGTACATGTCCAGGAGGAAAATTCTGATGATAACGATGATACTAATGAAGGTGAATATCACAGCTTCAGTGACGAAATGGGCTTTGAAGAGGCTTATGAAAGTCCAGTCAAAGATTTAGTTGAGAAAGACATCAGGGATTATTCTGTACCGATCAATTTCTATTGCGAAGATTACAAGAAGAAAGAGAGCCCCAAGAAATCTCCTAAGAAAATAATAGAAGTTGTGAAACAGAATTTAATTTTGGAGCCGATACTAGAAGAATCTAAAAGTTCTTATGATGATTCAAGCAGttttaataatgataaaaacagcAAAAGAGAGTCGGGAATTGTTGACTTATCTGAAGATAATGTTGATACTAATTGCGAAGTCAGTAATACCTGTAATATAAAATGTAACCAAGATACGGAAGATCTTGAACATCAAATTATAGAGACAACATACGTAGACGGGAAACGTGGAATTGACAAGGATATTAGACACGAAAATCACATAAATACAGAAGATACAACCTGTGATGAGCTTACTGCTCAAGTTGTAACTGCATTACAGAATGAAAAATCGGCACTTGAAGACGAAAATGTTTTAAATGATACATCAACAGATAATAAAGACTTTGAAAGCGCTGAACATGTATTTAAAATTCCAGAACCGATTTCACGAAGAGATAGTACCAAAGAATCAAATCATGATGAATATAAAGAGAGACATTCAAATGAATACAGTATTGCCTCAAGTACTGAATTATTGAGCTTTGATTCTACCGCagaatttgaaaaatatgaagTCATTACTGATCTTTTAACCATGATTTTAAACAGCATTGACATTAAAGCTGGGActgattattttgaaaataataactattttgTAAAAGAAAGTAATGTACCTGAATTTGAATGTACACAGGCGCCGAACGTTTCTGAGGCTGATGTTTCTGATTTAGCTAATAATATTACAGAAGAAAATTTCTCTATAACGCAAATCATTCAAAATATTGAAGGCACAACCAATTTTAACGACACGGTTTTAACTGAAATAAGTGACATTGACAGTCAATCCTACAAAGTGGCTGAGGCAATAatatatttcatatttaataaaGCATGCTTTCTTGGGGCAAATAAACATAAAGTTAAGACTCGAAACATCAAAAAAGTAGTCACTATTGTCGACAATGAAGATATCTTGGGCACAGCTATGAATTTGTGGCATGATGTTGATAactcaaacaaacaaataaataatgaagaaaaagaTAATAATGAGCAAATTCAAGAAAATAATGGCAACGAAGACTTATTTAATATAACCGAAACCGGGCAAAGGAACGAAAACATTAATGTGAATTTTGAATGTTCTGATAAAAATGAAGAGACAGCCAATTTTGGATATGAAATGATAAATGAATTGCTtgataatgtactatttttaaaaaacgaTCCACAATCatcagaaataaaaattacaaatgatgttaaaataaatacaaatgaaacttTAGCATTAAAAGGATATGATAACGTTAGCGGTAACTCAACTGACGAGAATTGTGAATCAAGTATACAAAAAGGTGCTTGCACAGAAACTGATACGATAGAAAACCTTTTTCAGTATTTAAATGAAGAAATAGAACAGAAAGAAAGTGAAGATAATGAAAAGATATGTAACAGATTCGATGACGGATTCCTTTTTGATGACAATAACATTCAACTAAACGTCGGTACACAAATTGATGTTAATATATCGGTGATAGAATtagaaacagaaataaataacaatgtaatGTATGAAAATGTTGACGAAAAATGTATTAACGATGAATTCAATAATAGTATGGAAACTGATACCGATAATGCACTAAATGAAACTGTACTCGATCCACAGTATATTCCAGACACGATGAAAAGTGAAAATTCTAATGAAACTTTCGTCGTCATGTCAGAAGAAAGTAGCAATGAAACTTACATAGTTACTAATATGAACACAGCTTTTGTACAAGAAGATTATTTCAGCAGATCATCCTCGCCACATAGAGAAAAAAGTACTTTTGAAGCATGCACCGAATCACCTATCAATCATCAAAGCGAGTTGTACGAAAAAGAAGACTCAATTTTAGGCTCACCATTTGTCAAAAAAGCTAACGTCATAGCTATGTCGCAGACAGAGCATAGAGGTGGCGTCAAATATTGGCTCTCATTTGATGACAGTTTGACAGAAACTCGACCATACAAAGCTGTCAGAAGGTACACAGACAATACCGTACCTAGTTTCTTGACTATTGATTTAGACAACGAATTTCATGAACGTGATCATTTTAAAAGAACTGGTCTACTTTTGGATGAATATGAAAAAGTTAATGAAAGCAACGTTGGTCTCGAAGAAAGTTTCGTTTCAGCCAAAGGTGTATCAGATACGTTTGACACGTGCGATTCCGAAGAGAATGAACCTAAAAAGATGCTCCTATACGACTCTAGGCCTGTATTACACACGCAGGTCAATAAAAGGCTGTATTCGTCGTGGCCACCGTTCGAGGAtaccttgttttataaaataatttctaagtTTAGAATGTCAGAGAGTTTTGATCCTAGTGAATATGAGCATATGGAGGATTTTAACGAAACTTTTTAG